A stretch of DNA from Cumulibacter manganitolerans:
GGCCGGCGCGCTGCAGGCGCTCGGCGCGCGCAGCACCGTCGTGGAGCTCGCCCCCCGCCTGATGCCGCTGCAGGTGGACGACGGCGGTGGCCAGGCGCTGCGGCGGCTCATCGAGCGGCTCGGCGTGCGCGTGCACGTCGGCACCGCGAGCAGCCGGATCCTCGAGCGGCACGGCCGCGTGCGTGCCGTCGAGCTGGCCGGTCGGGAGCGTGTCGACGCCGACGTCGTGGTGTTCGCGACCGGCGTGCGGCCGCGCGACGAGCTGGCCCGCGCCGCCGGTCTCGCGGTCGGCGAACGCGGCGGCGTCGTCGTCGACGAGCGGTGCCGCACCGCCGACCCGGCGATCAGTGCGATCGGCGAGGTTGCGTGCATCGACGGGGCGGTGTGGGGGCTGGTCGCGCCGGGCAACGCGATGGCGGAGGTGGTCGCCAACCGGATCCTCGGCGGCGACGGGACGTTCCCGGGCGCGGACGCCTCGACCAAGCTCAAGCTGCTCGGCGTGGACGTCGCGAGCTTCGGCGACGCCTTCGCGACCGAGGCGGGCTCGCTCGAGGTGGTGTACGCCGACCCGGTCGCCGGCGTCTACAAGAAGCTGGTGCTGGCCGACGACGCGCGGACGCTGCGCGGCGGCATGCTCGTCGGCGACGCGAGCGCGTACGCGGCCCTGCGCCCGATGGTCGGCCGCGCGCTGGGCGCCGACCCGGCCGCCTACCTGGTGCCCGAGGGGGCGGCGGGCCCGGTGTCCGGCGACCTGCCCGACGACGCCGTGCTGTGCTCGTGCAACAACGTCACCGCGGGCACCATCCGCGCGTCGGTCGTCGCCGGCGCCCACGACCTCGGCGCCGTGCAGACCTGTACGAAGGCCGGCACCAGCTGCGGCTCGTGCCTGCCGGCGGTCAAGGCGCTGATGATCGCCGGCCTGGAGGCGTCCGGCGTGGAGGTGTCGCGGGCGCTCTGCGAGCACTTCGCGATGTCGCGCGCCGAGCTGTTCGCCGCGGTGCGGGTGAGCGGGCTGCGCACCTTCACCGAGATCATCGGCCGGCACGGCGCCGGCGGCCGCGGCTGCGACATCTGCAAGCCGACCGTCGCCTCGATCCTGGCCAGCCTCGGCACCGGCCACATCCTGGACGGGGAGCGCGCCGCGCTGCAGGACACCAACGACCACGTGCTGGCCAACATCCAGAAGGACGGCAGCTACTCCGTCGTCCCGCGCATCCCCGGCGGGGAGATCACCCCGGAGGGGCTGATCACCGTGGGCGAGATCGCCCGCGACTTCGGGCTCTACACGAAGATCACCGGCGGCCAGCGCATCGACATGCTCGGCGCGCGGATCGAGCAGCTGCCAGCGATCTGGCGGCGGCTGGTCGACGCCGGGTTCGAGTCCGGGCACGCCTACGGCAAGTCGTTGCGCACCGTGAAGTCGTGCGTCGGCTCGACGTGGTGCCGGTACGGCGTGCAGGACTCGGTGTCGATGGCGATCCTGCTCGAGCTGCGCTACCGGGGGCTGCGCGCCCCGCACAAGCTCAAGCTCGGGGTCTCCGGCTGCGCCCGCGAGTGCGCCGAGGCGCGCGGCAAGGACGCCGGGGTGATCGCCACCGATCGGGGCTGGAACCTCTACGTCGGCGGCAACGGCGGCTTCACCCCGCGGCACGCGACCCTGCTCGCCGAGGACCTGGACGACGAGGGGCTGCTGCGGGCGATCGACCGGTACTTCATGTACTACATCCGCACCGCCGACCGGCTGCAGCGGACCGCCGCCTGGCTCGCCGACCTCGAGGGAGGCATCGATCATCTTCGATCCGTCATCTTCGACGACGCGCTCGGGATCGCCGCCGACCTGGACGCCGCGATGCAGGCCAGCATCGCCGGGTACTCCGACGAGTGGCGCGACGTGCTCGAGGACCCCGAGAAGCTGGCCCGCTTCACCGCGTTCGTGAACGCTCCGGACGCCGCCGACCCCGACCTGGAGTACGAGCGCGAGCGCGGCCAGATCCGGCCGGTCGACCCGGCGCGGCGTCCGGTGCTGATCAGCGGTGCTCGTATCCCGGTGGCCGGCGGAGCGGGCCGATGAGCGCCCCGCACGCCTGGCAGGCCGTCTGCCGCGCGGACCAGCTGCCCCTCGAGCGCGGGGTGGCCGCGCTGGTGGACGGCGTCCAGATCGCCCTGGTGCGTACCGCGGACGGCACCGTGTACGCCGTCGGCCACCGCGACCCCTACAGCGGCGCCAACGTGATCGCCCGCGGGATCGTCGGATCGAGGATCGTCGATGATGCGGAGGTGCCGACCATCGCCTCCCCGATGTACAAGCAGGTCTTCGACCTGCGCGACGGGCGCTGCCTGGCCGAGCCCGAGGTGTCGCTCGGATCGTGGCCGGTGCGCGTCGTGCGCGGCGCGGTCGAGGTGCGCGTCGGCGCCCGGCCCACGAGGAGGAGCGATGCGTAGCCCCGGAAGCGTGGTGCTCGTCGGCGGCGGACCCGGCGACCCCGGCCTGCTCACCGTGCGGGGGCGCGACGAGCTCCTCACGGCGGACGTCGTGGTCGCCGACCGGCTCGGCCCGCGGGACCTGCTGCACGAGATCGGCGTCCGAGCCGAGATCGTCGACGTCGGCAAGCGCCCGTACCACCACCCGGTGCCGCAGGCCCGGATCAACCGGCTGCTGATCGACCGGGCGCGCGCCGGCCAGCGGGTCGTCCGGCTCAAGGGCGGCGACCCGTTCGTGTTCGGCCGCGGTGGCGAGGAGTACGCCGCCTGCCTCGCTGCCGGCGTCCCGGTCGAGGTCGTCCCGGGCGTGTCCAGCGCGATCGCGGCCCCCGCCGCGGCCGCCATCCCGGTCACCCACCGCGGCGTGTCCACCGGCGTGCTGGTGTTCTCCGGCCACGACGCGCTGCCGATCGCGACGATGGTCGACTGGCCGCACACCGTCGTCGTGCTCATGGGCATGGCGCGGCTGCGGGAGCTGTGCGCGGCGCTGCAAGCCGCCGGGATGCCGCCCGAGCGACCCGCGGCCGTGATCGAGCGGGCCTGGACCGACCGGCAACGCACCGTGCGCGCCGACGTCGGCGCCCTCGCGGACGCGGTCGAGCGGGCCGGAGTCGCCAACCCCGCCACGATCGTGATCGGGGACGTCGTGCACGCCGTCGCGCACGAGGCGCTGCCCGGCGCGGGCCTGCTGGAGCACGCGTGAGCGCGCCGGTGATCCCGCCCGACCAGCTGGTCGGCTGCCGCGTCCTCGTCACCGCGCAGCGCCGCGGCGCCGAGCTCGGGGCGGCCCTCGAGCGGCGCGGCGCGGCGGTCGACCACGCGCCGGTCCTGTCGGTGGTGCCGCACGTCAACGACCACGCGCTGCTGACCGCGACGCTCGACCTGATCGAGCACCGCCCGGACGTCGTGGTCGTGACCACCGGCATCGGCCTGCGCGGCTGGATCGAGGCCTCGGACGCGGCCGGCGTCGGCGAGCAGCTCCTCGAGGTGCTCGCCCGCGCCCGGCTGGTCGTCCGCGGGCCGAAGGCGCGCGGCGCCGTCCAGGCCGCGGGCCTGGTCGCCGACTGGGTGGCGGAGTCCGAGACCCACGAGGAGATCCGCGACCTGCTGCTGTCCGAAGGCGTGGCCGGCAAGCTGATCTCCGTCCAGCACCACGGCGCCGGCTCCGACGGGCTGGACGACGACCTGCGCGCCGCGGGCGCCGACGTCCGGCCGCTGGTCGTCTACCGGTGGGGGCCGCCGCCGGACACCGAGGCCGTCGAGCGCAGCGTGCGCCGCACCGCCGCCGGCGACTACGACGCGGTGGTGTTCACCTCCGCGCCCGGCACCCGCGAGTACCTCGCCGTCGCGCGCCGCATCGGC
This window harbors:
- the cobA gene encoding uroporphyrinogen-III C-methyltransferase, yielding MRSPGSVVLVGGGPGDPGLLTVRGRDELLTADVVVADRLGPRDLLHEIGVRAEIVDVGKRPYHHPVPQARINRLLIDRARAGQRVVRLKGGDPFVFGRGGEEYAACLAAGVPVEVVPGVSSAIAAPAAAAIPVTHRGVSTGVLVFSGHDALPIATMVDWPHTVVVLMGMARLRELCAALQAAGMPPERPAAVIERAWTDRQRTVRADVGALADAVERAGVANPATIVIGDVVHAVAHEALPGAGLLEHA
- the nirB gene encoding nitrite reductase large subunit NirB encodes the protein AGALQALGARSTVVELAPRLMPLQVDDGGGQALRRLIERLGVRVHVGTASSRILERHGRVRAVELAGRERVDADVVVFATGVRPRDELARAAGLAVGERGGVVVDERCRTADPAISAIGEVACIDGAVWGLVAPGNAMAEVVANRILGGDGTFPGADASTKLKLLGVDVASFGDAFATEAGSLEVVYADPVAGVYKKLVLADDARTLRGGMLVGDASAYAALRPMVGRALGADPAAYLVPEGAAGPVSGDLPDDAVLCSCNNVTAGTIRASVVAGAHDLGAVQTCTKAGTSCGSCLPAVKALMIAGLEASGVEVSRALCEHFAMSRAELFAAVRVSGLRTFTEIIGRHGAGGRGCDICKPTVASILASLGTGHILDGERAALQDTNDHVLANIQKDGSYSVVPRIPGGEITPEGLITVGEIARDFGLYTKITGGQRIDMLGARIEQLPAIWRRLVDAGFESGHAYGKSLRTVKSCVGSTWCRYGVQDSVSMAILLELRYRGLRAPHKLKLGVSGCARECAEARGKDAGVIATDRGWNLYVGGNGGFTPRHATLLAEDLDDEGLLRAIDRYFMYYIRTADRLQRTAAWLADLEGGIDHLRSVIFDDALGIAADLDAAMQASIAGYSDEWRDVLEDPEKLARFTAFVNAPDAADPDLEYERERGQIRPVDPARRPVLISGARIPVAGGAGR
- the nirD gene encoding nitrite reductase small subunit NirD, with product MSAPHAWQAVCRADQLPLERGVAALVDGVQIALVRTADGTVYAVGHRDPYSGANVIARGIVGSRIVDDAEVPTIASPMYKQVFDLRDGRCLAEPEVSLGSWPVRVVRGAVEVRVGARPTRRSDA
- a CDS encoding uroporphyrinogen-III synthase, which encodes MSAPVIPPDQLVGCRVLVTAQRRGAELGAALERRGAAVDHAPVLSVVPHVNDHALLTATLDLIEHRPDVVVVTTGIGLRGWIEASDAAGVGEQLLEVLARARLVVRGPKARGAVQAAGLVADWVAESETHEEIRDLLLSEGVAGKLISVQHHGAGSDGLDDDLRAAGADVRPLVVYRWGPPPDTEAVERSVRRTAAGDYDAVVFTSAPGTREYLAVARRIGVLKEVLRAFGADGSVIAAAVGSTTAAPLRELGVQALVPDRFRLGSLVRTLVRELDERRGLQVATAGGTLRLLGSAAVLDGAVLALSPTSLAVLRR